One segment of Saprospiraceae bacterium DNA contains the following:
- a CDS encoding uroporphyrinogen-III synthase: protein MSATAAPVQGETFKKVHNILISQPKPAQSAVYDELSKRFGVRIDFVPFVTVEGLTEKEYRKNRVYPNDYTAIVFTSKNAVDHFFRLCGELRIKMSEETKYFCATETIANYLQKFIMFRKRKVFNGVKSITELKAYILRNKDEKFFLPCSDQGNPEVMRYFKDLKVPIQEAIMYRTANTDLSDLKDIKYDIIAFFSALEIKSLFEQFPDFKQEDRRICVFGQAALKAVSDRGMTVNIQAGTPEAPSISVALENYLKVSNKA from the coding sequence ATGTCTGCAACCGCTGCACCTGTTCAAGGAGAGACCTTCAAAAAAGTCCACAACATCCTTATCTCCCAACCCAAACCTGCCCAAAGCGCTGTTTACGACGAGTTGTCCAAGCGGTTTGGCGTGCGAATTGATTTTGTGCCCTTTGTGACCGTAGAGGGTCTCACCGAAAAAGAATACCGGAAAAATCGCGTCTATCCGAACGACTACACCGCCATCGTTTTCACCAGCAAGAACGCAGTGGACCATTTCTTTCGCCTTTGCGGCGAGCTGCGCATCAAGATGTCGGAAGAGACCAAGTATTTCTGCGCCACCGAGACCATCGCCAACTACTTGCAAAAGTTCATCATGTTCCGCAAGCGGAAGGTCTTCAACGGCGTGAAATCCATCACCGAACTGAAAGCCTACATCCTGCGCAACAAAGACGAAAAATTCTTCTTGCCCTGTAGCGACCAAGGCAACCCGGAGGTGATGCGCTATTTCAAGGACCTAAAGGTGCCCATCCAAGAGGCTATCATGTATCGCACGGCCAACACGGATTTGAGCGACCTGAAAGACATCAAGTACGACATCATAGCGTTCTTTTCGGCGCTGGAAATCAAGTCCTTGTTCGAGCAATTTCCTGACTTCAAGCAAGAAGACCGCCGCATCTGCGTGTTTGGCCAAGCAGCCTTGAAAGCAGTGAGCGACCGCGGTATGACGGTCAATATCCAAGCAGGCACACCAGAAGCACCGTCCATTTCGGTGGCTTTGGAGAACTATTTAAAAGTGTCCAACAAAGCCTGA